The DNA sequence CTTTTTTTAGATTACATTTCAATAAACAAGATTGATTTAATTAAACTTAAATCGATCATAAAAGGAATTGTTAGAGGATGCAAACTATCAGATTGTGAACTTGTGGGTGGAGAAACAGCAGAGATGCCTGGTACTTATTCAAAAGGTAAATTTGACATAGCTGGTTTTGCTGTTGGTATTGTTGGTAAAAATAAAATCTTAAATAAAAATAAAATCAAAAAAAATAATTTAATTTTAGCAATACCATCTAGTGGATTACATTCAAATGGGTTCTCGCTTGTAAGGTATTTAATAAATAAAAAAAAAATTAATATAAATAAAAACAAATTTTTAAAATCAGAACTTTTGAAACCAACAAAAATATATGTGAGAGAAATAATCAAGCTAATTTCAAAAAATCTTATTAATGGTTGTGCAAATATTACAGGGGGAGGACTTTCTGATAACATCAAAAGAGTTGTACCTGATAATTTGATTGCTGATATAGATTTAAATAAAATTAAAACTTTAAAAATTTTTAATTGGCTTAAAAAAAATGGAATATCAGAAAACGAGATGTTAAAAACATTTAATTGTGGTATTGGTTTTTGCTTAATTATTAATAAAAAAAACTTGAGCAAAATTAAAAGTTATTTTCCTAAAAATTACAAACCTTATGTAATTGGAAAAATTATAAGTGGTAAAAATAAAGTAAAATTAAATGGTTCTATCAACTGGAACAAATAAAATAAAAACTGCAGTATTTATCTCTGGAACAGGTAGTAATTTAAAATCACTTATTAAGTTTTCTAAATTAAAGAAATCACCTATTTCTATTAACCTAATTTTTACCAATAATAAGTTAGCTAAAGGTTTGAAATATGGAAGCATTTTTAAAATTAAAAAAAAAATAATTGATTTCAAAAATAAAGAAATTGCTGAAAAAAAAATACTTAATGAACTTAAAAAAAATAAAATTGAATTAGTTTGTTTAGCAGGATTTATGAAAATTCTTTCAAAAAATTTTATTAAAAATTTTAAAGGTAAAATTTTAAATATTCACCCTTCCCTCTTACCAAAATACAAAGGTTTAGATACTCATGAAAGAGCCATAGAAAATAAGGATAAATACTCAGGATGTACTGTACATTTGGTAAATTCAAAATTAGACTCTGGAAAAATAATTCTTCAAAAAAAGATTAATATTTTAAAAAAAGACACTCCAAATAGTCTTGCTAAAAGAATTTTAGTTCAAGAGCATAAATTGTATCCCAAAGCTATTTTAAAAATTTTTAGTCTTTAAAAAAGAAATCAATTTCAATTTTAGCATTTTCAACACTGTCAGATCCATGAACTGAGTTTTTATCAATTGAAATTCCGTATTTCTTTCTAATTGTGCCATCTTCAGCATCATTAGGATTTGTTGCACCCATCAATTCTCTATTTCCTAATACAGCGTTTTCTTTTTCAAGCACCATTACCACTATCGGGCCTGAAGATAGGTATTCACATAAATCATTGTAAAATGGCTTTGTTTCATGAACTTTATAAAAATTCTCAGCTTCAGATTTTTCAATTTGAATTTTCTTTTCTTTTAAAATTGAAAAACCTTTACTTTTAAACATTTCTTTTATTTCATTTTCGAGATTTCTCTCTACTGCATCAGGTTTTATAATTGATAAAGTTTGTTCGATATTACTCATATTTATCCTCTATTAGTTTATTTAATAATCTTACTCCATAACCGGTTGCTCCACCCGAATTCAATGCTCCTCCATATTTAGAGAAAGCCATTCCAGCTATATCTAGGTGAGCCCATGGTGTTTTATTTAAAATAAATCTTTGCAAAAATTGAGCAGCAGTTGTAGAGCCTGCTCCACCAACATAATTTATATTTTGCATATCTGCATTTTTTGAGTTTATTAATTTATCAAAATTTTTATTTAAAGGCATTCTCCAAACCTTTTCTTCCACTTTTTCCCCAGCTTCAATTAATTGTTTTGATAGTTTGTCATCATTAGAAAATAAACCTGCATACTCTGATCCTAAAGAAACAATAATTGCGCCTGTCAAGGTTGCTAAATCAACTATAAATTTTGGTTTAAATTTTTTTTCTGTATAAGTAAGTGCGTCTGCAAGAACTAATCTGCCTTCGGCATCTGTATTCAAAATCTCTACTGTTTTTCCACTGTAAGATGTAACTATGTCTCCTGGTCTTTGAGCATTTCCACCTGGCATATTTTCTACTAACCCTACCACACCAACAGCATTAACTTTAGCTTTTCTAATAGCTAAACTTTTCATTAAACCAACAACAACAGCAGAACCAGCCATATCATAAGTCATATCTTCCATAAATTTTGCTGGCTTAAGTGAAATTCCTCCAGTATCAAAACAAACTCCTTTTCCTACAAACGCTAACGGTTTAGAGTTATCTTTTAAGCCCTTCCATTCCATGGTCACTAAATACGAGCCTCTAATACTTCCTTGACCAACACCAAGTAGTGTATTCATTCCTAATTTTTTTAACTTCTTTTCATCATAAATGGTAACCTTTAAACCATTTTTATTTAAAGATTTTAATCTTTTTGCGTATTCATCAGGATTTAAAACATTACCAGGTTCTGAAACTAAGTCTCTAGTGTAGAATGTACCCTCTTCAACAGCTTGAAATTTAATCTGGTCTTTTTTAGAAGGAATGTTTTTTCCATTAACCATTAAAATCATTTTTGAATTATTCTTTTTACTTTTATATTTTTCAAACGAATAGGATTTTAGTTTTAGACCGTGCAAAAAATTTCCAACTAAATTATTTTTGTCATTTAAGGTATCTGTAAAAATATAAAATTGGTTAATTTTACTTTTCTTAAAAAGATCATAAAAATTTGCACCTAAATTTTCGGTATCAAATGCACTAAGGTTTTTTTCAAATGAAACAAGAATAATGTTTTTTTTTGAATTTAAATTGTAAGAAATGATTTTCTTATTCAAGTCTCTTACTTTTAATAAATCGAAAACAAAAGAATATTCAGAAACGGAAAGGTATTTTTTTAAATTTGTTATATTAAACTTATCATCAACAAATAAAACAAGGTTATAAGAACCTTTTTTAGATAATTTTTTTTTATAATTAATTTGGATTGACATAAATTTTATTCACTCTCAATGAGATGAGTGCTATATATGAATAAAATTACCATTATTCAATGAAAAAATTGTTATTTAGGAAATTACTTTTAGAATACTTATATTTCTTTTTGATAGCTCTCACTAGTTCGAGTGTAATTATTTGGGTTTTTCAATCAGTAAATTACTTAGATATAATGATTGAAGATGGAAGAGATTATATGGTTTACGTAAAATACTCATTATTAAATTTTCCAAAAATATTAAGCAAACTTTTACCATTTGTTCTTTTTTTTACTTTATTTTACGTAACAATCAGATTCGAAACTAACAATGAATTAATTATGTTCTGGAACTTTGGTGTTCATAAAATTGAACTTATCAATTTTATGATAAGAATTTCATTAGCACTTATGTTGATTCAAATATTTTTTTTAACTATCGTGGTACCTAAATCTCAGGATTTAGCCAAATCTTTTATACGATCTTCAAAAATAAATTTTTTCGAAAACTTTATCAAGCAACAAAAATTTAATGATACAATCAAAGGCGTAACTATTTTTACAGAAAAAAAAGATAAAGATGGAAACTTATATAATTTATATTTAAAAAGAGAAACTGATAATGATAATTTCCAATTAACTTATGCTAAAAAAGGTATTTTTAAAGAATTTAAAAATGTTCCAGTTTTAGTATTGTATGATGGTGAAACAATAACAAATAAAAACAATGAACTCACAAACTTTAGTTTTTCAAAATATGATTTTCCATTAAATAAAATAGAAACTAATACTGTTACTTACAAAAAAACACAAGAATTATCCTCTTTAAAAATTTTTACATGTATAAAAAATCTTATTAATACAAATTTTCAAAACGATTATAATAAAATTGAAAATTGTAGGATTGATAACTTAGAAAGTATATTTAAAGAAATTTATAAAAGACTAATCATACCTTTATACATACCTCTGTTAGTATTAGTAAATTATTTTTTAATATATTATTCAAAAGAGAATTTGAAATATAATCTATTTAAGTTAATTACTTTTTTTTCTGGGCTAGCGATTATTATTTTTTCAGAAACTACGATTAGATTAATTTCAAACAATATACTTATTAATTTATATATTTCATTGTTACCTATAATATTTTTCGTTTTTATATATTTAAAAAATTTGGTGACATTTAATTATAAGATAAAATCAAAATGAAAATTTATATAAAATTTTTAGTAAATAATTTTGTTAAATCTTTATTATTCGTCACAGCAATTATGTTATGTCTAGTCTTTATTTTAAATCTTTTGACTGAACTTGAATTTTTTAAAGATAAAAATATAGAAATAGTTTTACCTTTAATCCTATCTTTTTTGAATTCTCCGTCAATGATATTTGATATGTTTCCATTTATATTTTTAATAAGTACACAGCTTTTCTTCATAAAGCTATTTCAAAATAATGAAATTGAAATTTTTAAATATTCAGGTTTGAAAAATATTAATATTCTTACAATAATTAGCGTAACCTCGTTAGTCTTATCACTATTAATTTCAATTTTTTTTTATCAGTTTTCTTCAAATTTGAAAAATTTCTATCTGGAAATAAAATCTAAATATACAAACGATGGAAAGTATCTGGCAGTAATAACTAATAATGGATTATGGATAAAAGATAAAATAAATAATAGCAATTTAATGATAAATTCATCAGAAGTTGAAAAAGATTTTTTGATAAATAACTTTATTACTGAGTTTGATAATAACTATAATGTTGTAAGAAATATAAGAAGTGAAAAAATTAATATAAAAAATAAAAAATGGATTATCTATAATGCAAAAATATATGATAATAATAATTATGAAGTTAAAAAAAATTTTGAACTAGATACTAATTTTAATTATGAGAGAATTCAGAAATTATACTCAAATTTATCATCCTTAAATATAACTCAATTACTTGAATTAAGAGAAAATTATAAAAAATTAAATTATTCATTAACAGAAATTAATCTACAACTATTTAAATTAGCGTCTTATCCAATTAATTTATTATTGATGACTATTTTCTCCTTTTTAATAATGTTAAGAACAAAAAGACTTACAAACACAACCTTTCAAATTTCAATAGGATTATTTTTTTCAGTAATAATTTATTATTTTAACAATTTTTTCTTTGTTATGGGTAACGCTGAAAAAATAACTGTAACAACAGCAATTTTTACACCTTTGCTTATTTTAACATTAATCAACTCTACTTTACTTAATAAAATTAATGAAAAATAAATTCATAACTAGCTTGTTAATATTATTTTTTTTTAGTTTTTCTACTTTTTCAAGTAGTGAAACACAAATTACTTTAAATGTTACTGAAATAGAAATAATTAATGAAGGAAAGACAATTAAAGGTTTAAATAAAGGTTCAGCAATTGCAGACAATGGTTTGAAAATTGAGGCTAATTCATTCATATACTTCAAGGAAAAAAATATCTTGCATGCGGAAGGAAAGGTAAAAGTTTTTGATCGTAATAAAGATATTGAGATTTATGCAAATAAAATTATCTATGAAAAGAATGATGCTTTTATCAATACCGAAGGTAATTCAAGAGCAATTTATAATATAAATCAATTAATCACAGCTTCATATTTTCAATTTGATATTTCTAAAAATATTTTAACAGCAAAAGGCAATGTTTTTGTAGAGGATAAACTTAATCAACACAACTTATCTGCAAACAAATTAACATATTTTAAGAAAGATGAAAAAATGACTACCAAGGGTAGTACTTTGATGAACATAAAAAATGATTATAAAATTGAAAGTAAGGACCTTATATACTTAATTAAAGAAAATAATTTAAATTCAGAGTATGAAACAAAAATAACAGATACCAAAAATCAGGTATTTAATTTAAGTAAGTTTAATTATTCTATAGAACATCAAATACTTAAAGGAGAGAAAATTCTAATTGTAACAGATTATAGTTTACCTGATAGTGATAAATTTTATTTTTCAAATGCAATAATTGATTTAAAAAACCAAAAATTTGCAGGCACTGATGTAAAAATAAATATCCAGAAGAATGCATTTAACAATTCTGAGAATGATCCTAGATTAAGAGGTGTTTCTGTCCAAGGAAACCATAATAAAATAAAATTAAATAAAGGTATATTTACTAGCTGTAATCAAAATGAAGAATGTCCTCCTTGGTCAATTCAAGCTAGCAAAATAGAGCATGACAGAGAAAAAAAACAATTAACTTACGAAAATGCAGTATTAAATATCTTTGATGTACCCATCCTATATTTTCCTAAATTTTTTCATCCAGATCCGTCGGTGAATAGACAATCTGGTTTTTTGAAACCTAAATTAAATAACTCAAATATTCTTGGCAGTTCATTGACAATACCATACTATAAAGTGCTATCAAATAATAAAGACTTAACAATTAAACCATCTTTATTTGATAATAATACTAAAATCTTACAAACTGAATATAGACAAAAAAACTCTAATTCTTCATTAGTTACTGATGTTGGATTTGTAAACAATTTTAAGTCAAACTCTACAAAAAAAACTAAAAATTTATCTCATTTTTTTGGTAAATTTGATTTAGACTTAAAATTTATTAATTTTTCAACTAGCGAATTATCAGCAAATATAGAGAGAGTCTCTAGCGATACATACTTAAAGATTTTTGATAATTTTATTACTACTTCAAAAGTAAGGCCCGAAAATTTTGACAAATTAAATAATAATCTAAAATTATTTTTAACTAATGAGAGTTTCAACTTCGAAAGTGGTGTAGAAACTTATGAAACACTTAATATGAAAGGTAGTGACAGATATCAATATATTTTGCCATATTATAATTTTGATAAATCAATATCAGAAAATTTTTTTTCGGGAAATATAAGTTTTTCATCAAGTGGAAGTAACGAACTAAACGAAACAAATAAATTAAAAACTAACTTAATAAACGATATTGTTTATGAAAGTAAAGAATACTACTCGGATAATGGTTTTAAAAGTAAATTAAATTTTAATTTAAAAAATACTAATATTACTTCTAAAAATAGCTCTAAATATAAATCAAGTCTTCAATCAGAACTTAATAGTTTAATTAATGCAGAGATAGCTTTACCATTACAAAAAGAAACTGAGAAATATTCAAATTTCTTAGAACCTAAAATATCCCTTAGGATTAATCCTTCCGATATGAAAAATTATACAGACACAGATAACAAAGTAAATATTAATAGTTTATTTTTAGAAAACAGATTAGGTTTAGTGGACACCTTGGAAGCAGGAAGATCTTTAACAGTAGGTTTAAATTATAAAAATGAAAAAAAAGAAACTTTAGAAAAAATAAACAACTATTTTGAATTAAAACTTGGAACTGTTTTTAGAGACAAGGAAGAAAATATGATACCAAAGAAATCTACATTGAATAGAAAAAGCTCAAATCTTTTTGGCTCAATTGAGAATAAAATTTCAGATAAAATTAGTTTTAATTATAATTTTTCAATAGATAATGATTATTCTACTTTTGAATATAATGACATAAGTGCAACATATTCTAATAACAATTTAATTACTACATTTGGATTTATTGAAGAAAGTGGTGAAATTGGTGATGCTAATGTTTTTAGTAACTCTTTAACTTATAAATTTAATGCAAAAAATTCTTTTACTTTTAATACAAGAAGAAATAGGAAGCTAAATTTAACTGAATATTACGATTTGGTTTACCAATATAAATATGATTGTTTAGCGGCGGGGATAAAGTATAATAAGAAATATTATTCTGATGGAGATTTAAAACCTTCCGAAAACCTACTTTTCACAATTACTTTATTTCCATTAACAAATTATGAGTATGATGCTAAAGAATTTTTAGGAAATTAATTATGCTAATAAAAAAATTATATATAATAATATTTTTTTTTTTATTTATATTCACTAATAATTTAAAATCTATAGCAAGTGAAAATAAGATTTTAATAAAAGTAAATAACGAAATAATTTCATCTTATGATCTCTTCATAGAAATAAGTTATCTAAGTACTATTAATAAAAACCTTAAAAACTTACAGCCTGAAAACTACATTGAAATTGCAAAAAATTCTTTGATTAGAGAAAAAATTAAGGAAATAGAATTAAAAAAAATTTTAAAAACTATAGAAATTGAAAGTGATCAGCTAGATTCAATCACTTTAAATTATTTTAAAAGATTTGGAATTAATTCGTTAGAAAACTTTAATAACTATTTTTTAGAAAGAAAAATTGACCCAGAAATTATAAGAAAAAAAATTTCAATAGAAATACTTTGGAATCAACTAATTTTTTCTAAGTTTAATGATAAGGTTAAAATTGATAAAAAATTAATAGAAAAAGAAATTAAAAAAAACAATGTTCAAAAAGAATATTTATTATCTGAAATCTTATTTAATCTTAAAGAAAATGAAAAATTAGAAAATAAATTTAATCAAATTAAATTTGAAATCAGTGAGAAAGGTTTTGGACAAGCAGCATTAATTTATAGTTTATCAGATACATCTAAAACTGAAGGAAAATTAGGATGGGTTAAAAGCTCGGTGTTAAGCAAAGAAATTGAGAAAAATTTATCTACTACAAATGTAGGTAATATAACTGATCCAATAGTTCTACCAGGTGGTTTTTTAATTTTAAAAATTGAAGACCTTAGAGAGTCAATTAAAGAATATGATATAGAAAAAGAAGTTGATTTTATTATTAAAAAAAAAACAGAACAACAACTAAATCAATTTTCAAATATTCACTTAAAAAAATTAACAAAAGATATCCAAATCAATGAACTTTAAGCCAATTTTAATTGTTGCTGGAGAACCTAATAGTGTTTTTTTTGAAATTTTTTTTAAAGCTATAAAGAAAAATATCAAAAGTCCAATAATTTTGATTGCATCATACAATTTACTGATTTTGCAAATGAAAAAACTTAAAATTAATAAAAAAATTAAATTAATTGATTTAAAAAAAATTGAAAAATATCCCATTGACAATAAAGTAATAAATTTAATAAACGTAAACTTTAATCAAAAAAGACCCTTTGAGAAAATTTCAAAAAAATCAAATAATTATATCGATAAATCTTTTTTTATTGCTACCAAACTTATTAAACAAGGAGTTACCGATAAACTAATAAATGGTCCAATATCTAAAAAAACTTTTTTGAATAAAAAAAAGTTAGGTATTACTGAGTATATTTCAGATAAATTTCATGTTAAAAATAAAGCAATGTTAATTTACAATAAAAAACTTGCTGTATGTCCTCTAACAACCCATGTTCCTCTAAAATATGTTCCAAAAAGAATAAGCAAAAACCTTATTATCGAAAAAATAAAACTTATTAATAATTTCTATAAACAGAAATTAAATTTTAAACCTAAAATAGCTGTATTAGGGCTCAATCCTCATTGTGAAACCATAAGTAATTTTGATGAGGATAAAAAAATAATTTCTCCTGCAGTAGCTTTTTTTAAAGGTAAGAAATATAGTGTTCATGGACCGTATTCGTCTGATACAATTTTTTTAAAACAAAATAGAACAAAATTTGATGTAATAATTGGTATGTATCATGATCAAG is a window from the Candidatus Pelagibacter ubique HIMB140 genome containing:
- a CDS encoding 4-hydroxythreonine-4-phosphate dehydrogenase PdxA, which gives rise to MNFKPILIVAGEPNSVFFEIFFKAIKKNIKSPIILIASYNLLILQMKKLKINKKIKLIDLKKIEKYPIDNKVINLINVNFNQKRPFEKISKKSNNYIDKSFFIATKLIKQGVTDKLINGPISKKTFLNKKKLGITEYISDKFHVKNKAMLIYNKKLAVCPLTTHVPLKYVPKRISKNLIIEKIKLINNFYKQKLNFKPKIAVLGLNPHCETISNFDEDKKIISPAVAFFKGKKYSVHGPYSSDTIFLKQNRTKFDVIIGMYHDQVLSPLKTLFEYDAINITLGLPFIRISPDHGPNEHMLGKNKSNPLSLIRAISFLDKN
- the ndk gene encoding nucleoside-diphosphate kinase produces the protein MEQTLSIIKPDAVERNLENEIKEMFKSKGFSILKEKKIQIEKSEAENFYKVHETKPFYNDLCEYLSSGPIVVMVLEKENAVLGNRELMGATNPNDAEDGTIRKKYGISIDKNSVHGSDSVENAKIEIDFFFKD
- the purM gene encoding phosphoribosylformylglycinamidine cyclo-ligase, which produces MNNKNFTYKKSGVNIKAADKFVNFISSVSSKKKGKKKFSNIGGFGSISNIPSNIKHPQIVACTDGVGTKIEIANSLNKFDTIGIDLVAMSVNDLIVQGAKPLLFLDYISINKIDLIKLKSIIKGIVRGCKLSDCELVGGETAEMPGTYSKGKFDIAGFAVGIVGKNKILNKNKIKKNNLILAIPSSGLHSNGFSLVRYLINKKKININKNKFLKSELLKPTKIYVREIIKLISKNLINGCANITGGGLSDNIKRVVPDNLIADIDLNKIKTLKIFNWLKKNGISENEMLKTFNCGIGFCLIINKKNLSKIKSYFPKNYKPYVIGKIISGKNKVKLNGSINWNK
- a CDS encoding LptF/LptG family permease, coding for MKIYIKFLVNNFVKSLLFVTAIMLCLVFILNLLTELEFFKDKNIEIVLPLILSFLNSPSMIFDMFPFIFLISTQLFFIKLFQNNEIEIFKYSGLKNINILTIISVTSLVLSLLISIFFYQFSSNLKNFYLEIKSKYTNDGKYLAVITNNGLWIKDKINNSNLMINSSEVEKDFLINNFITEFDNNYNVVRNIRSEKINIKNKKWIIYNAKIYDNNNYEVKKNFELDTNFNYERIQKLYSNLSSLNITQLLELRENYKKLNYSLTEINLQLFKLASYPINLLLMTIFSFLIMLRTKRLTNTTFQISIGLFFSVIIYYFNNFFFVMGNAEKITVTTAIFTPLLILTLINSTLLNKINEK
- a CDS encoding leucyl aminopeptidase, encoding MSIQINYKKKLSKKGSYNLVLFVDDKFNITNLKKYLSVSEYSFVFDLLKVRDLNKKIISYNLNSKKNIILVSFEKNLSAFDTENLGANFYDLFKKSKINQFYIFTDTLNDKNNLVGNFLHGLKLKSYSFEKYKSKKNNSKMILMVNGKNIPSKKDQIKFQAVEEGTFYTRDLVSEPGNVLNPDEYAKRLKSLNKNGLKVTIYDEKKLKKLGMNTLLGVGQGSIRGSYLVTMEWKGLKDNSKPLAFVGKGVCFDTGGISLKPAKFMEDMTYDMAGSAVVVGLMKSLAIRKAKVNAVGVVGLVENMPGGNAQRPGDIVTSYSGKTVEILNTDAEGRLVLADALTYTEKKFKPKFIVDLATLTGAIIVSLGSEYAGLFSNDDKLSKQLIEAGEKVEEKVWRMPLNKNFDKLINSKNADMQNINYVGGAGSTTAAQFLQRFILNKTPWAHLDIAGMAFSKYGGALNSGGATGYGVRLLNKLIEDKYE
- the purN gene encoding phosphoribosylglycinamide formyltransferase; translated protein: MVLSTGTNKIKTAVFISGTGSNLKSLIKFSKLKKSPISINLIFTNNKLAKGLKYGSIFKIKKKIIDFKNKEIAEKKILNELKKNKIELVCLAGFMKILSKNFIKNFKGKILNIHPSLLPKYKGLDTHERAIENKDKYSGCTVHLVNSKLDSGKIILQKKINILKKDTPNSLAKRILVQEHKLYPKAILKIFSL
- a CDS encoding LptF/LptG family permease; translated protein: MKKLLFRKLLLEYLYFFLIALTSSSVIIWVFQSVNYLDIMIEDGRDYMVYVKYSLLNFPKILSKLLPFVLFFTLFYVTIRFETNNELIMFWNFGVHKIELINFMIRISLALMLIQIFFLTIVVPKSQDLAKSFIRSSKINFFENFIKQQKFNDTIKGVTIFTEKKDKDGNLYNLYLKRETDNDNFQLTYAKKGIFKEFKNVPVLVLYDGETITNKNNELTNFSFSKYDFPLNKIETNTVTYKKTQELSSLKIFTCIKNLINTNFQNDYNKIENCRIDNLESIFKEIYKRLIIPLYIPLLVLVNYFLIYYSKENLKYNLFKLITFFSGLAIIIFSETTIRLISNNILINLYISLLPIIFFVFIYLKNLVTFNYKIKSK
- a CDS encoding peptidylprolyl isomerase yields the protein MLIKKLYIIIFFFLFIFTNNLKSIASENKILIKVNNEIISSYDLFIEISYLSTINKNLKNLQPENYIEIAKNSLIREKIKEIELKKILKTIEIESDQLDSITLNYFKRFGINSLENFNNYFLERKIDPEIIRKKISIEILWNQLIFSKFNDKVKIDKKLIEKEIKKNNVQKEYLLSEILFNLKENEKLENKFNQIKFEISEKGFGQAALIYSLSDTSKTEGKLGWVKSSVLSKEIEKNLSTTNVGNITDPIVLPGGFLILKIEDLRESIKEYDIEKEVDFIIKKKTEQQLNQFSNIHLKKLTKDIQINEL
- a CDS encoding organic solvent tolerance protein; this translates as MKNKFITSLLILFFFSFSTFSSSETQITLNVTEIEIINEGKTIKGLNKGSAIADNGLKIEANSFIYFKEKNILHAEGKVKVFDRNKDIEIYANKIIYEKNDAFINTEGNSRAIYNINQLITASYFQFDISKNILTAKGNVFVEDKLNQHNLSANKLTYFKKDEKMTTKGSTLMNIKNDYKIESKDLIYLIKENNLNSEYETKITDTKNQVFNLSKFNYSIEHQILKGEKILIVTDYSLPDSDKFYFSNAIIDLKNQKFAGTDVKINIQKNAFNNSENDPRLRGVSVQGNHNKIKLNKGIFTSCNQNEECPPWSIQASKIEHDREKKQLTYENAVLNIFDVPILYFPKFFHPDPSVNRQSGFLKPKLNNSNILGSSLTIPYYKVLSNNKDLTIKPSLFDNNTKILQTEYRQKNSNSSLVTDVGFVNNFKSNSTKKTKNLSHFFGKFDLDLKFINFSTSELSANIERVSSDTYLKIFDNFITTSKVRPENFDKLNNNLKLFLTNESFNFESGVETYETLNMKGSDRYQYILPYYNFDKSISENFFSGNISFSSSGSNELNETNKLKTNLINDIVYESKEYYSDNGFKSKLNFNLKNTNITSKNSSKYKSSLQSELNSLINAEIALPLQKETEKYSNFLEPKISLRINPSDMKNYTDTDNKVNINSLFLENRLGLVDTLEAGRSLTVGLNYKNEKKETLEKINNYFELKLGTVFRDKEENMIPKKSTLNRKSSNLFGSIENKISDKISFNYNFSIDNDYSTFEYNDISATYSNNNLITTFGFIEESGEIGDANVFSNSLTYKFNAKNSFTFNTRRNRKLNLTEYYDLVYQYKYDCLAAGIKYNKKYYSDGDLKPSENLLFTITLFPLTNYEYDAKEFLGN